From Streptomyces sp. NBC_01460, a single genomic window includes:
- the speB gene encoding agmatinase, whose protein sequence is MSSNEAPRGPVDSSRVPRYAGPATFARLPRLDEVGTADVAVVGVPFDTGVSYRPGARFGGNAIREASRLLRPYNPAQDASPFALAQVADAGDIAANPFNIDEAVETIEAAADDLLSTGARLMTLGGDHTIALPLLRSVAKKHGPVALLHFDAHLDTWDTYFGAEYTHGTPFRRAVEEGILDTEALSHVGTRGPLYGKKDLDDDAKMGFGIVTSADVMRRGVDEIADQLRQRIGDRPLYISIDIDVLDPAHAPGTGTPEAGGLTSRELLEIVRGLSSCHLVSADLVEVAPAYDHAEITSVAASHTAYELTTIMSRQIAEGRTK, encoded by the coding sequence ATGAGCAGCAACGAAGCGCCGCGCGGCCCCGTCGACTCCTCCCGCGTCCCGCGGTACGCGGGACCCGCGACGTTCGCCCGGCTGCCGCGGCTCGACGAGGTCGGCACCGCCGATGTCGCCGTCGTCGGCGTGCCCTTCGACACCGGCGTCTCCTACCGGCCCGGCGCCCGCTTCGGCGGCAACGCGATCCGCGAGGCCTCCCGGCTCCTGCGCCCCTACAACCCGGCGCAGGACGCCTCCCCCTTCGCCCTCGCCCAGGTCGCCGACGCGGGTGACATCGCGGCCAACCCGTTCAACATCGACGAGGCCGTCGAGACCATCGAGGCCGCCGCCGACGACCTGCTCTCCACCGGCGCCCGGCTGATGACGCTCGGCGGCGACCACACCATCGCGCTGCCCCTGCTGCGCTCCGTCGCCAAGAAGCACGGCCCCGTCGCCCTGCTCCACTTCGACGCGCACCTGGACACCTGGGACACCTACTTCGGCGCGGAGTACACCCACGGGACCCCGTTCCGCCGGGCCGTCGAGGAGGGCATCCTCGACACGGAGGCGCTGTCCCACGTCGGCACCCGCGGCCCGCTGTACGGCAAGAAGGACCTCGACGACGACGCCAAGATGGGCTTCGGCATCGTCACCTCCGCCGACGTCATGCGGCGCGGCGTCGACGAGATCGCCGACCAGCTGCGGCAGCGCATCGGCGACCGGCCGCTCTACATCTCCATCGACATCGACGTGCTCGACCCGGCGCACGCCCCCGGCACCGGCACGCCCGAGGCCGGCGGCCTCACCTCGCGCGAGCTCCTGGAGATCGTGCGCGGGCTTTCCTCCTGCCACCTCGTCTCCGCCGACCTCGTCGAGGTCGCCCCGGCGTACGACCACGCGGAGATCACCTCCGTCGCCGCCTCGCACACGGCGTACGAGCTGACGACGATCATGTCCCGCCAGATCGCGGAAGGCCGCACCAAGTGA